From Deltaproteobacteria bacterium, one genomic window encodes:
- a CDS encoding TonB family protein, producing the protein MIFLALSVLLHFLALWASTLLPEDAVRRKEARAPIPVEILDPPRPGEEKRSIPVAEAPKAEPDNISPAKKPPSVFADKDQSVKKETVPPPAPPSQMAQRARPAMPRIEPSLEEAGEARKAPPLSGSGETEREKSGPSAGTASKEPRSPVDEPIRTGPASPGAQAEPRILQEEQKRPSLFPSDERIAELTRNYEAGTHEKETGKTLQLNTAELKYQKYLLDMKRKIEFYWDYPALAARNGWQGSLFINFTINRDGTVSGVRMERSSGYPMLDDAAITAIRLAAPFPPFPANFTVEDLNIKGQFQYHIVAPRGGG; encoded by the coding sequence TTGATTTTCCTTGCGCTTTCCGTGCTCTTGCACTTCCTGGCGCTTTGGGCGTCCACACTTCTGCCTGAAGATGCCGTCCGGAGAAAAGAGGCCCGCGCCCCCATACCTGTCGAGATACTGGATCCGCCGCGTCCCGGAGAGGAGAAGAGGAGCATCCCTGTAGCCGAGGCGCCCAAGGCAGAGCCTGATAACATCTCGCCGGCAAAAAAGCCGCCTTCGGTCTTTGCGGATAAAGACCAGAGCGTAAAAAAGGAGACCGTGCCTCCCCCTGCCCCGCCCAGTCAGATGGCGCAAAGAGCCCGTCCGGCAATGCCCCGGATCGAGCCGTCATTGGAGGAAGCCGGAGAGGCCCGAAAAGCGCCCCCCCTGTCCGGTTCCGGAGAGACCGAAAGAGAAAAATCCGGGCCAAGCGCCGGGACCGCCAGTAAGGAACCAAGGTCCCCCGTTGACGAACCGATCCGGACCGGGCCGGCTTCGCCGGGAGCACAAGCAGAGCCGCGCATATTGCAGGAGGAACAGAAAAGGCCGAGCCTCTTCCCCTCTGATGAAAGGATAGCCGAGCTTACCAGAAACTACGAGGCCGGGACCCATGAGAAGGAGACGGGCAAGACCCTGCAGCTCAACACGGCAGAGCTCAAATACCAGAAGTATCTGCTGGACATGAAGAGGAAGATAGAGTTCTACTGGGACTACCCGGCCCTGGCAGCGCGTAACGGCTGGCAAGGGAGCCTCTTCATAAACTTCACGATAAACCGGGACGGCACCGTATCAGGGGTGCGCATGGAGAGGTCCTCGGGCTACCCCATGCTCGACGATGCGGCAATTACCGCCATAAGGCTTGCGGCACCGTTCCCGCCCTTTCCGGCGAATTTCACTGTCGAGGACTTGAATATAAAAGGGCAGTTCCAGTACCATATCGTCGCGCCGAGAGGAGGCGGTTAG
- the tatA gene encoding twin-arginine translocase TatA/TatE family subunit gives MFGLGTTELIFILVIILVIFGAGKLPEIGSGLGKAIKNFKRSSSETDLDAAPRDEKERLK, from the coding sequence ATGTTCGGGCTCGGCACAACAGAGCTTATATTCATACTGGTCATCATCCTCGTCATCTTCGGGGCCGGAAAGCTCCCGGAGATAGGCTCTGGCCTTGGCAAGGCCATAAAAAATTTCAAGAGGTCTTCAAGCGAAACCGACCTGGACGCCGCGCCAAGGGACGAAAAGGAACGCCTGAAGTAG
- a CDS encoding zinc-ribbon domain-containing protein, whose translation MIIQCDRCGTKFRLDDSRISGKGVRVRCTKCQNVFMAAPPPPVEEIQLEDIFGAAADETAADAAGPRRDKSGRKPVKDEKKENLAFDFREGSEGEAPSRHEPGQDPEIEGGLGSDAGSDGDDSGEAPGGQGFEFSPEGGAREEKNEWGLGDEKDDFSFGFEDPEKDHVEEKKKEIKEEVKEDEDEINFSFETPELVNREAAPSLQGALAAEAQQAAGAAREKAIPFAASGYAKEALVPEKAQQQKAAGDDFKEILSQNLSREDLPAFEDSGEEEVRERGGARARKPPASLGLMIAVLIVIVGGGLVYFTGAIDKLAEALTPGEAKVKTVGIETIEGYYAENSNVGRIFVIQARVRNLTEEPQEIKAATGAIYDRSGKKLGSRSVSPGRVVSLEEVGSLSREDLLKSFKDPSGGIIPPRGTVPVMVVFTEAEGVAEYGIDIVR comes from the coding sequence ATGATAATACAGTGCGACAGGTGCGGGACCAAGTTCCGCCTGGACGATTCACGGATAAGCGGCAAGGGTGTAAGGGTCCGGTGCACCAAATGCCAGAACGTCTTCATGGCCGCGCCCCCTCCGCCGGTCGAGGAAATACAACTGGAGGATATCTTCGGGGCTGCGGCAGACGAAACGGCGGCTGATGCTGCAGGGCCGAGGCGGGATAAGTCCGGCCGTAAACCCGTCAAGGATGAAAAAAAAGAAAACCTCGCCTTTGACTTCAGGGAGGGCTCGGAGGGGGAAGCCCCTTCGCGTCATGAGCCCGGACAAGACCCGGAGATTGAAGGCGGCCTCGGTTCGGATGCCGGGTCGGATGGAGACGATTCCGGGGAAGCACCAGGCGGCCAGGGCTTTGAGTTCAGCCCCGAAGGCGGAGCCCGGGAAGAGAAAAATGAATGGGGCCTAGGGGATGAGAAGGACGATTTCAGCTTCGGCTTCGAAGACCCTGAAAAGGACCATGTTGAAGAGAAAAAAAAGGAAATAAAAGAAGAAGTAAAAGAGGACGAGGACGAAATAAACTTCAGCTTCGAAACGCCTGAGCTCGTAAATAGAGAGGCGGCCCCCTCCCTCCAGGGCGCGCTCGCGGCAGAGGCTCAGCAGGCGGCCGGGGCAGCCAGGGAAAAGGCGATACCCTTTGCCGCCTCGGGCTACGCCAAAGAGGCCCTTGTCCCAGAGAAGGCTCAGCAGCAAAAAGCCGCCGGGGACGATTTCAAGGAGATACTCTCCCAGAACCTTTCGAGGGAGGACCTTCCGGCCTTTGAGGATAGCGGCGAGGAAGAGGTGCGGGAGAGGGGAGGCGCCAGAGCGCGTAAGCCCCCTGCATCACTGGGTCTGATGATAGCCGTTCTCATAGTTATTGTAGGAGGCGGCCTCGTTTACTTCACCGGGGCCATAGACAAGCTTGCAGAGGCGCTTACGCCCGGAGAGGCGAAGGTAAAGACCGTAGGCATAGAGACGATAGAGGGCTATTACGCCGAGAACAGTAATGTCGGCAGGATATTCGTCATCCAGGCACGCGTAAGGAACCTGACCGAAGAGCCGCAGGAGATAAAGGCCGCAACCGGGGCCATCTACGACCGGAGCGGCAAAAAACTCGGCTCGCGCTCCGTATCGCCCGGCAGGGTGGTATCGCTCGAGGAAGTGGGGAGCCTCTCCAGGGAAGACCTCCTCAAGTCCTTCAAGGACCCGTCCGGCGGCATCATACCGCCAAGGGGCACGGTGCCTGTGATGGTCGTCTTTACCGAGGCGGAGGGAGTGGCCGAGTACGGCATAGACATCGTAAGGTAA
- a CDS encoding hypoxanthine phosphoribosyltransferase, which translates to MNLKPFIPPQGINEIVERLARQINSDYRGRTPLLVGVLKGAFLFLSDLVRKLEVGHEVDFIQTACYGHRDTPAADVLIVRDITADLSGRDVIIVEDIIDRGHTAQALMKYFSDRGAASIRLCTLLKREGGAPELRADYIGAVIGPGFVVGYGMDHKEMLRGLPGLYTIQDDEGEPWMDLPGS; encoded by the coding sequence ATGAACCTTAAGCCCTTTATCCCGCCACAAGGAATAAACGAAATAGTAGAGCGGCTCGCCCGTCAGATAAATTCCGATTACAGGGGCCGGACTCCCTTGCTCGTGGGCGTGCTCAAGGGCGCTTTTCTCTTCCTCTCGGATCTCGTGAGGAAACTCGAGGTGGGGCACGAGGTCGACTTCATCCAGACCGCCTGCTACGGGCACCGCGACACCCCGGCAGCGGACGTCCTGATCGTCCGGGACATAACCGCGGACTTGAGCGGGCGCGACGTGATAATAGTAGAGGACATCATAGACAGGGGGCACACCGCACAGGCGCTCATGAAGTACTTCTCCGACAGGGGCGCGGCCTCCATAAGGCTCTGCACGCTCCTTAAGCGCGAAGGCGGGGCCCCGGAGCTAAGGGCCGACTACATTGGAGCGGTCATTGGGCCCGGTTTTGTCGTCGGCTACGGGATGGATCACAAGGAAATGCTGAGGGGCCTTCCCGGCCTCTACACCATTCAAGATGATGAGGGGGAACCGTGGATGGACCTGCCCGGCTCATAG
- a CDS encoding AAA family ATPase, with product MDGPARLIEGLLRPEAFPERPSEIELRQTHVSYLLFTPDFVYKIKKPVDFGFLDFTTLEKRRFFCEEEVRLNRRLAPDAYLGVSAISEEDGAFFMGGPGNAIEYAVKMKRLDNGKCLSTLIASDRATQETAAQVARAVASFHAGAGTDARISGFGSIESIRRNTGENFSQTLPFIGRTVSQRLHDLIRDHTEGFLSFEAPLLESRTRNGFIRDCHGDIHSEHVFIDNGVQIIDCIEFNERFRYSDVIADAAFLSMDLDFLNRHALSSAFDEAYFHETGDYEGSRLMDFYRCYRAFVRGKVEGFKASEPEVGEAEREASFLRAACHFHLSGLYASGGFKPMLIIISGLSGTGKSSLAAQIALHTNFVHLSSDAVRKELAGLSPYERRTEPFGQGIYSEDFTERTYKALISRASDLLGEGRSVILDATFGKRKRLLKAREMAARKRVIVNTVECTARNSTIRERLRGRLAEPGKAVSDADWDIYLRQKALFEQISGPHIVSWAEDPLPERVRMVFSSIFG from the coding sequence GTGGATGGACCTGCCCGGCTCATAGAGGGGCTTTTGAGGCCCGAGGCATTCCCTGAGCGCCCTTCGGAAATCGAACTCCGCCAGACCCACGTCTCGTATCTCCTGTTCACGCCGGATTTCGTCTACAAGATAAAAAAGCCCGTCGATTTCGGCTTCCTGGACTTTACCACCCTTGAGAAGCGCCGCTTCTTCTGCGAGGAGGAGGTGCGGCTAAATCGCCGGCTTGCGCCGGACGCATACCTCGGTGTCTCAGCCATTTCGGAGGAGGACGGCGCCTTTTTCATGGGCGGGCCAGGGAATGCGATCGAATACGCGGTCAAGATGAAAAGGCTCGATAATGGAAAGTGCCTCTCGACCCTCATCGCGTCGGACCGGGCTACACAAGAGACGGCAGCGCAGGTCGCGCGCGCCGTAGCCTCGTTCCACGCTGGAGCCGGCACGGACGCGCGTATATCCGGCTTCGGCTCGATAGAGTCCATAAGGAGGAATACCGGCGAGAACTTCTCACAGACCCTCCCCTTTATCGGCCGGACCGTTAGCCAAAGGCTCCACGATTTGATAAGGGACCATACCGAGGGCTTTCTCTCTTTCGAGGCCCCTCTCCTTGAGAGCCGGACAAGGAACGGCTTCATAAGGGACTGCCACGGCGACATACATTCCGAGCACGTCTTCATCGACAACGGCGTCCAGATAATCGACTGCATAGAGTTTAACGAGCGCTTCAGGTACTCGGACGTAATCGCAGATGCCGCCTTTCTCTCGATGGACCTCGATTTCCTCAACAGGCACGCCCTTTCCTCGGCCTTTGACGAAGCGTACTTTCACGAAACCGGCGACTACGAAGGCAGCCGCCTCATGGACTTCTACAGGTGCTACCGCGCGTTTGTCCGGGGCAAGGTCGAGGGCTTCAAGGCCTCCGAGCCGGAGGTCGGTGAGGCCGAGAGGGAAGCCTCCTTTCTCCGCGCCGCCTGCCATTTCCATCTTTCAGGGCTCTACGCATCCGGCGGGTTCAAGCCCATGCTCATTATAATCTCGGGCCTTTCCGGGACAGGAAAATCCTCGCTCGCGGCTCAAATAGCCTTGCATACCAATTTCGTCCACCTCTCTTCAGACGCTGTCAGGAAGGAGCTCGCCGGCCTTTCGCCTTACGAGAGAAGGACGGAGCCCTTTGGCCAGGGCATTTATTCCGAGGATTTCACCGAGAGGACTTACAAGGCGCTTATAAGTCGTGCTTCGGATCTGCTGGGGGAAGGGCGCTCCGTCATACTGGACGCGACCTTCGGGAAGCGGAAGCGCCTTCTGAAGGCCAGGGAGATGGCAGCCAGGAAGCGCGTTATCGTCAACACCGTCGAGTGCACTGCCCGGAATTCCACGATAAGGGAGCGCCTCCGGGGGAGGCTGGCCGAGCCGGGTAAGGCGGTCTCTGATGCGGACTGGGACATCTATCTCAGGCAGAAAGCCCTGTTCGAGCAGATATCCGGGCCTCACATCGTTTCCTGGGCAGAGGACCCCCTCCCGGAGCGGGTCAGGATGGTATTCTCCTCAATTTTCGGTTGA
- the queC gene encoding 7-cyano-7-deazaguanine synthase QueC, which produces MGKAIVLLSGGMDSTVTAAWAAKKGECAFLHVNYGQRTEARELKSFNAIADFYGVTERLIVDISHLRLIGGSALIDMNIDVPGGELERKEVPATYVPFRNAHLLSIAVSWAEVTGAEEIYIGAVEEDGSGYPDCTLEFFKAFERAANLGTRPETEIRIVTPLISLRKSEIVKKGVELGAPFNLTWSCYSDEEAACGECDSCLLRLRGFREAGVTDPIPYRGSMNELPRK; this is translated from the coding sequence ATGGGCAAGGCGATAGTCCTCTTGAGCGGGGGCATGGACAGTACTGTAACGGCGGCCTGGGCCGCGAAAAAGGGCGAGTGCGCGTTCCTACATGTAAACTACGGCCAGAGGACCGAGGCCAGGGAGCTTAAGTCGTTTAACGCCATAGCCGATTTCTACGGCGTAACCGAAAGGCTCATCGTGGATATAAGCCACCTGAGGCTCATAGGCGGCTCGGCTTTGATCGACATGAACATCGACGTTCCGGGCGGTGAGCTTGAGAGGAAAGAGGTGCCAGCGACGTATGTACCGTTCAGGAACGCGCACCTGCTTTCAATAGCCGTCTCCTGGGCGGAGGTTACCGGGGCAGAGGAGATATACATCGGCGCGGTCGAGGAGGACGGCTCCGGCTACCCGGACTGCACGCTCGAGTTTTTCAAGGCGTTCGAGAGGGCGGCAAACCTCGGGACCAGGCCGGAAACGGAGATACGGATAGTCACCCCGTTGATAAGCCTCAGGAAATCAGAGATAGTAAAAAAGGGCGTCGAACTCGGGGCCCCGTTCAATCTCACATGGTCCTGCTACAGCGACGAGGAGGCTGCCTGCGGGGAGTGCGACTCGTGCCTTCTCCGGCTCCGGGGGTTCAGGGAGGCCGGGGTAACGGACCCGATACCCTATCGCGGAAGCATGAATGAACTACCCCGCAAGTAG
- a CDS encoding Slp family lipoprotein → MRTLVLILAVAVLAGCSVMPRGVLRAVDQDITLDQVQANPDRYLGSNVLWGGIILGAENLEDVTEIEVLETSLGFDERPSNGTSKGRFIVRSPGFLDTNIYSKDKRITVAGTVRAVERRRIGRMEYPYPVLEPIEVRLFDPTEERYPYQDPYFYGPFYPYGPYGPFHPFSPYYPFGPRRPFYPYPFFP, encoded by the coding sequence ATGAGAACTCTCGTCCTCATCCTGGCTGTAGCGGTGCTTGCGGGTTGTTCGGTCATGCCCAGGGGCGTCCTGAGGGCAGTTGACCAAGACATAACCCTCGACCAGGTCCAGGCCAACCCGGATCGCTATCTCGGCTCGAACGTCCTCTGGGGCGGCATAATCCTCGGCGCCGAGAACCTCGAAGACGTAACCGAGATAGAGGTGCTTGAGACGAGCCTCGGGTTTGACGAGCGCCCCAGTAACGGAACCTCAAAGGGCAGGTTCATAGTCCGGTCACCGGGGTTCCTTGATACCAACATATACTCCAAGGACAAGCGGATAACCGTGGCCGGGACTGTAAGGGCTGTCGAGAGGAGGAGGATAGGCAGGATGGAATATCCCTATCCGGTCCTCGAACCCATTGAGGTCAGGCTCTTCGACCCGACCGAGGAAAGATACCCTTACCAGGACCCCTACTTCTACGGGCCGTTCTATCCGTACGGGCCCTATGGCCCGTTTCATCCCTTCAGTCCCTATTACCCCTTCGGCCCGAGGCGGCCGTTCTATCCTTATCCGTTCTTCCCATGA
- a CDS encoding deoxyguanosinetriphosphate triphosphohydrolase: protein MAKAQNHIEAESRRLQPYAAWSGASKGRRHAEAEHPFRTPFQRDRDRIIHSHAFRRLEYKTQVFVYHEGDHYRTRLTHTIEVAQISRTIARALGLNEDLAEAIALAHDLGHPPFGHTGEDALNHLMEGHGGFEHNGQSLRIVEELERKYPGFNGLNLTYEVREGIVKHSSEHDRPGLNSEYDGGSSASLEAQIVDIADEIAYNNHDIDDGLSSDMIDIDSLKEVALWKEHFNEVKALYPGEDRKILVSQTIIRIINAQVTDLVNTILKTVADEGIGSIEDVRARRANIASFSPEMDARNRELKRFLKANLYNHHRVIRMADKARRILRNLFTVYMREPKLLPPKTCMEIEKHGKERVICDYIAGMTDRFALDEFKKLWDPYERV from the coding sequence ATGGCCAAAGCTCAAAATCACATCGAGGCGGAATCCAGGAGGCTTCAGCCCTATGCGGCCTGGAGCGGCGCATCAAAAGGCAGGAGGCACGCGGAGGCCGAGCACCCCTTCAGGACCCCCTTCCAGAGGGACAGGGACAGGATAATCCACTCCCACGCCTTCAGGCGGCTCGAGTACAAAACCCAGGTATTCGTATACCATGAGGGGGACCACTACCGGACCAGGCTTACGCACACCATAGAGGTGGCACAGATATCCCGGACCATCGCCCGCGCCCTCGGCCTTAACGAAGACCTTGCCGAGGCCATAGCCCTCGCCCACGACCTCGGGCACCCGCCCTTCGGCCACACCGGCGAGGACGCGCTAAACCACCTGATGGAGGGGCACGGCGGCTTCGAGCACAACGGGCAGAGCCTCCGCATAGTCGAGGAGCTTGAGAGGAAGTACCCGGGCTTTAACGGCCTGAACCTCACCTATGAAGTGCGGGAAGGCATTGTGAAGCACTCCTCCGAGCACGACCGCCCCGGCTTAAATTCCGAATACGACGGCGGAAGCTCGGCCTCGCTCGAAGCCCAGATTGTGGACATAGCCGACGAGATAGCCTACAACAACCACGACATAGACGACGGCCTGTCTTCCGACATGATAGATATCGACTCCCTTAAGGAGGTCGCGCTCTGGAAGGAGCACTTTAACGAGGTTAAGGCCCTCTACCCCGGAGAGGACAGGAAGATACTCGTCTCACAGACCATCATAAGGATAATAAACGCGCAGGTCACGGACCTCGTGAATACGATCCTGAAGACCGTAGCCGACGAGGGCATAGGCTCTATTGAGGACGTGAGGGCGCGTCGGGCGAATATCGCGAGCTTCAGCCCGGAAATGGACGCGAGAAACCGGGAGCTTAAAAGATTCCTCAAAGCCAACCTCTACAACCACCACAGGGTCATACGGATGGCTGATAAGGCCCGGAGGATTCTAAGGAACCTCTTTACCGTCTACATGAGGGAGCCGAAGCTCCTGCCGCCGAAGACCTGCATGGAAATCGAGAAGCACGGCAAGGAAAGGGTGATCTGCGACTACATAGCGGGCATGACCGACAGGTTCGCGCTTGACGAGTTCAAGAAACTGTGGGACCCGTACGAGAGGGTTTAG
- a CDS encoding restriction endonuclease has product MDLYFDISKSRGYKSPSQIARVLTEDWGRRNLFCASCSRSSLVTSKDNTKVHDYVCASCGETYQLKSQRNPLGNKFVDSAYQPMIESIRENRAPNLLLLHYHPVERCAENLIIVPRFFLSESCIEARRPLSENARRAGWVGCNIVLKQLPPDGRIPVIRDRQAMNKGRVRREFRKFRFLLEKRSELRGWTADVLKIVRDLGKKEFSLEEVYSREGELAGLHPYNSHIRPKIRQQLQLLRDKGVLRFIGNGRYVLL; this is encoded by the coding sequence ATGGACCTGTACTTCGACATAAGTAAATCCAGGGGGTATAAAAGCCCTTCGCAGATCGCCCGCGTCCTTACCGAGGATTGGGGGCGGCGGAACCTTTTCTGCGCCTCCTGCTCGCGCTCTTCCCTCGTTACTTCGAAAGACAACACGAAAGTCCACGATTATGTTTGCGCCTCCTGTGGAGAGACCTATCAATTGAAGAGCCAGCGGAATCCGCTTGGAAACAAGTTCGTGGATTCGGCTTATCAGCCGATGATCGAATCCATTCGGGAAAACCGCGCTCCGAACCTGCTCCTCCTGCATTACCATCCGGTGGAGCGCTGCGCGGAGAACCTGATTATAGTGCCCAGATTTTTCCTCTCCGAATCGTGCATAGAGGCGAGAAGACCCCTTTCGGAAAACGCGCGCCGCGCGGGATGGGTGGGCTGCAATATAGTCCTTAAGCAGCTTCCGCCTGACGGAAGGATCCCGGTCATAAGAGATAGGCAGGCAATGAACAAAGGCCGGGTCAGGCGGGAGTTCAGGAAGTTCAGATTTCTGCTCGAAAAAAGAAGCGAGCTACGGGGCTGGACCGCGGACGTGCTTAAGATCGTAAGGGACTTGGGAAAAAAAGAATTCAGCCTCGAAGAGGTGTATTCAAGGGAAGGTGAGCTTGCAGGGCTCCACCCCTATAACAGCCATATCAGGCCCAAAATACGCCAGCAACTGCAGCTTCTGAGGGACAAGGGAGTTTTGAGGTTCATCGGAAACGGGCGTTACGTCCTTCTCTAA
- a CDS encoding hydrogenase maturation nickel metallochaperone HypA, whose amino-acid sequence MGEGCGSCGPAGGGPFSEGLELVEFVYHAHGGGVRNAPIPDGGLNAKCQGCGEAFTLKTFVGKCPKCGGVHAVSPPRCDDPENIQFAGVGYKLPHER is encoded by the coding sequence ATGGGTGAAGGTTGCGGAAGTTGCGGGCCTGCCGGCGGCGGCCCGTTCTCTGAAGGTCTTGAGCTCGTGGAGTTCGTCTATCACGCGCACGGCGGCGGGGTAAGGAACGCCCCCATCCCGGACGGCGGCCTGAACGCCAAGTGCCAGGGGTGCGGCGAGGCCTTTACATTGAAGACCTTTGTCGGCAAGTGCCCCAAGTGCGGCGGCGTGCACGCGGTCTCTCCGCCGAGGTGCGACGACCCGGAGAACATCCAGTTCGCCGGGGTCGGCTACAAGCTCCCGCACGAAAGGTAA